The following proteins are encoded in a genomic region of Opisthocomus hoazin isolate bOpiHoa1 chromosome 4, bOpiHoa1.hap1, whole genome shotgun sequence:
- the LOC104327835 gene encoding vitamin K-dependent protein C: MWKLVTIGVLLAAGSLRVSSTSIFYSSKDANRVLKIQKRANTFLEELKPGSMERECIEERCDFEEASEIFETKEATRDFWSKYVDGDQCDPQPCSNGICKDNIGKFSCICNKGWEGALCNYEVKYTNCSVNNGGCEHFCTDDPANRCRFCSCASGYQLMNDHAMCKSVVEFPCGRVKMDYTEANAVPKIRLIEGKVGRRGGSPWQIMLQNSKGKFLCGGVLIHPSWVLTAAHCTEAEEGLKVRLGKFHRLRIEADEQTIWVDKCVTHENYTKTTSDNDIAMLHLAEPVMYNKYTLPICLPTRDLAEQELTRSGNLMVVTGWGSTSDGNNNYSTFLSYIEIPMVPRNECARAMRFAISDNMLCAGSSGDRKDSCSGDSGGPMITKYKETWFLVGLVSWGEGCGRKEKFGVYTKVSQYLEWIQHHIDEMSASWKG, encoded by the exons ATGTGGAAGCTCGTCACCAtaggggtgctgctggctgccggcTCTTTACGAGTCTCTAGTACCTCAA TATTTTACAGCAGTAAAGATGCAAACCGAGTCCTGAAAATCCAGAAGCGGGCGAACACTTTTCTTGAGGAACTCAAACCGGGCTCTATGGAGCGTGAGTGCATTGAAGAGCGGTGTGACTTTGAGGAGGCCAGTGAGATATTTGAAACCAAGGAAGCAACG CGGGATTTTTGGAGCAAGTACGTAG ATGGAGATCAGTGTGATCCACAGCCCTGTTCCAATGGGATCTGCAAGGACAATATTGGAAAATTTTCCTGCATCTGTAACAAAGGCTGGGAGGGGGCTTTGTGCAATTATG AGGTCAAATACACCAACTGTTCTGTCAATAATGGAGGGTGTGAGCATTTCTGCACAGATGACCCTGCCAACCGGTGCCGCTTTTGCAGCTGTGCATCCGGGTACCAGCTGATGAATGACCATGCCATGTGCAAGTCTGTAG TGGAGTTCCCCTGTGGAAGAGTGAAAATGGACTACACTGAAGCCAACGCAGTACCCAAGATTCGGCTCATTGAGGGAAAAGTAGGAAGAAGGGGAGGCAGCCCATGgcag attaTGCTGCAAAATAGCAAAGGGAAATTTCTGTGTGGGGGTGTTCTCATCCATCCATCTTGGGTCCTAACAGCAGCACACTGCACTGAGGCAGAAGAGGGGCTCAAAGTAAGACTTG GTAAATTCCACCGTCTCCGTATTGAGGCAGACGAGCAAACCATTTGGGTTGATAAGTGTGTAACCCACGAAAATTACACCAAGACCACCTCCGATAATGATATAGCCATGCTGCACTTGGCTGAGCCCGTGATGTATAACAAATACACGCTCCCTATCTGCCTTCCCACCCGCGACCTGGCAGAACAGGAGCTGACGAGAAGTGGGAACTTGATGGTGGTCACTGGCTGGGGCAGCACAAGTGATGGTAACAATAATTACTCTACTTTCCTCAGTTACATTGAGATCCCCATGGTTCCCCGGAACGAGTGTGCCCGGGCGATGAGATTTGCCATCTCTGACAACATGCTGTGTGCTGGGAGCTCAGGAGACAGAAAAGATTCCTGCAGTGGGGACAGTGGAGGCCCTATGATCACTAAGTACAAGGAAACTTGGTTTTTGGTGGGACTGGTGAGCTGGGGCGAAGGCtgtggaagaaaggagaaatttgGAGTCTACACCAAAGTTAGTCAGTATCTTGAGTGGATCCAGCACCACATAGATGAGATGTCAGCTTCCTGGAAGGGTTGA
- the LOC104327848 gene encoding coagulation factor IX-like isoform X2, which produces MESGSSLAMFLLVMCSINTSCPFSYSVFMRKDKAHEVLKVHKRANYFLEEIRPGNLERECNEEKCSFEEAKEIFHSQEKTMEFWFNYKGLNPCSTNPCNNGGVCKIRHYNYFCICPPKFGGDNCEKEKLECWYKNGGCWQYCRDSSSAFHVACSCAEGYSLHEDGKKCVQAAPFPCGLIKARQALEEERPGQQRPPRGRRERGADVAQRDASTAGTVRPTELEQSTAGENETLKDTSGWSRRMEGNAGQTGMAEDASSGNKTLVGSATQQQLGDGAVGQGAGVPELGEAAEGPTRPGASQRGPAAWSEPTPGAVGQDESAAPAASQEETVGPAAGDGTGASQAARDGLPQSRDGGNVSGAQASVAASSAHSDSRVTGGTLCQRGHCPWQVLIRNGDDVGFCGGSLISSRWVVTAAHCLDLVRPHHVTVGDFDKYQREFKEQKIAVERSWTHPHYDSNDYNGDIALLYLSSDVVFNEYAVPICLPSPNLATLLLEEGRIGTVSGWGATHARGPTLRFLMKVRLPIVNLQTCQRSMDRLITDNMFCAGHHAQATDACKGDSGGPFVVSYHNTWFLLGIVSWGEGCAERGKYGVYTRVSNYIPWIKETVESVADSENFSITFS; this is translated from the exons ATGGAGAGCGGTTCTTCCCTTGCGATGTTTCTCCTAGTGATGTGCTCCATCAACACCAGCTGTCCATTTTCATATTCAG TGTTTATGCGAAAAGACAAAGCACATGAGGTGCTGAAAGTCCATAAACGTGCCAACTATTTTCTAGAAGAGATTCGTCCAGGGAACTTGGAGAGAGAATGCAATGAGGAAAAGTGCTCCTTTGAGGAGGCTAAGGAGATCTTCCATTCGCAGGAGAAAACG ATGGAGTTTTGGTTCAATTACAAAG GCTTAAATCCATGTAGTACAAATCCCTGTAACAATGGTGGAGTCTGCAAAATCAGACACTACAATTATTTTTGCATCTGCCCCCCAAAATTTGGAGGAGACAACTGTGAAAAAG AAAAGCTTGAATGCTGGTATAAGAACGGCGGGTGCTGGCAGTActgcagggacagcagcagcGCCTTCCACGTGGCGTGTTCCTGCGCGGAGGGTTACAGCCTGCACGAGGACGGGAAGAAATGCGTGCAAGCAG CACCGTTTCCGTGTGGCCTGATTAAAGCCAGGCAGGCTCTGGAGGAAGAGCGGCCGGGGCAGCAAAGGCCCCCGAGGGGACGGCGTGAGCGCGGGGCTGATGTGGCCCAGCGTGATGCGAGCACGGCCGGCACAGTCCGGCCAACGGAGCTGGAGCAAAGCACGGCTGGGGAAAACGAGACCTTAAAGGATACCTCCGGGTGGAGCAGGCGCATGGAAGGCAACGCTGGGCAAACCGGGATGGCAGAGGATGCCTCCAGTGGGAACAAGACACTGGTGGGCTCTGCgacccagcagcagctgggggacggtgctgtggggcagggcgcgggggtcCCCGAGCTTGGCGAGGCAGCGGAGGGGCCCACCCGCCCTGGCGCGTCCCAGCGAGGCCCGGCTGCGTGGAGCGAGCCCACCCCAGGCGCTGTGGGGCAGGACGAGAGCGCAGCACCCGCTGCCAGCCAGGAAGAAACAGTGGGACCTGCTGCCGGGGACGGGACCGGGGCCAGCCAAGCCGCGCGTGACGGGCTGCCGCAGAGCCGCGACGGGGGGAACGTTTCAGGCGCCCAGGCGAGCGTCGCTGCTTCTTCAGCACACAGTGACTCCAGGGTGACGGGAGGAACCTTGTGTCAGCGTGGACATTGCCCCTGGCAG GTTTTGATCCGGAATGGCGACGATGTTGGCTTCTGCGGAGGGAGTTTAATCAGCAGCCGCTGGGTGGTCACTGCTGCTCACTGCCTGGATCTCGTCAGGCCCCACCACGTTACCGTCG GAGACTTCGACAAGTACCAAAGAGAATTCAAAGAACAGAAGATTGCTGTGGAACGGAGCTGGACGCACCCCCACTATGACTCCAATGACTACAACGGTGACATCGCCTTGCTGTACCTGAGCAGCGATGTCGTTTTTAACGAGTACGCCGTTCCCATCTGCCTCCCAAGCCCTAACCTCGCCACCCTGCTGTTGGAGGAAGGAAGAATAGGGACGGTCAGCGGCTGGGGGGCCACTCACGCCCGCGGCCCGACTCTGCGCTTCCTCATGAAGGTCCGGCTGCCCATTGTGAACCTGCAGACGTGTCAGCGCTCCATGGACAGACTCATCACCGACAACATGTTCTGCGCCGGTCACCACGCTCAGGCCACAGATGCCTGCAAGGGGGACAGCGGCGGCCCCTTCGTGGTGTCCTACCACAACACTTGGTTTCTCCTGGGGATCGTAAGCTGGGGCGAGGGCTGTGCTGAAAGAGGGAAATACGGTGTCTACACCAGGGTATCCAACTACATCCCCTGGATTAAAGAGACTGTCGAAAGTGTAGCAGATTCAGAAAACTTTTCCATTACTTTTTCTTAA
- the LOC104327848 gene encoding coagulation factor IX-like isoform X1, with protein sequence MESGSSLAMFLLVMCSINTSCPFSYSATRGLEMASESFRTGVRMPETSGIGVAGLAEEEEQKQKWYLQIRRLYNGHILCVGSLLTIVFMRKDKAHEVLKVHKRANYFLEEIRPGNLERECNEEKCSFEEAKEIFHSQEKTMEFWFNYKGLNPCSTNPCNNGGVCKIRHYNYFCICPPKFGGDNCEKEKLECWYKNGGCWQYCRDSSSAFHVACSCAEGYSLHEDGKKCVQAAPFPCGLIKARQALEEERPGQQRPPRGRRERGADVAQRDASTAGTVRPTELEQSTAGENETLKDTSGWSRRMEGNAGQTGMAEDASSGNKTLVGSATQQQLGDGAVGQGAGVPELGEAAEGPTRPGASQRGPAAWSEPTPGAVGQDESAAPAASQEETVGPAAGDGTGASQAARDGLPQSRDGGNVSGAQASVAASSAHSDSRVTGGTLCQRGHCPWQVLIRNGDDVGFCGGSLISSRWVVTAAHCLDLVRPHHVTVGDFDKYQREFKEQKIAVERSWTHPHYDSNDYNGDIALLYLSSDVVFNEYAVPICLPSPNLATLLLEEGRIGTVSGWGATHARGPTLRFLMKVRLPIVNLQTCQRSMDRLITDNMFCAGHHAQATDACKGDSGGPFVVSYHNTWFLLGIVSWGEGCAERGKYGVYTRVSNYIPWIKETVESVADSENFSITFS encoded by the exons ATGGAGAGCGGTTCTTCCCTTGCGATGTTTCTCCTAGTGATGTGCTCCATCAACACCAGCTGTCCATTTTCATATTCAG CTACACGAGGCTTGGAAATGGCTTCAGAGAGCTTTAGAACAGGTGTGAGAATGCCTGAGACCTCAGGAATCGGTGTGGCTGGCCTTgcggaggaggaagagcagaagCAGAAGTGGTATCTGCAGATCAGGCGGCTTTACAACGGGCATATCCTCTGTGTGGGATCCCTCCTTACAATAG TGTTTATGCGAAAAGACAAAGCACATGAGGTGCTGAAAGTCCATAAACGTGCCAACTATTTTCTAGAAGAGATTCGTCCAGGGAACTTGGAGAGAGAATGCAATGAGGAAAAGTGCTCCTTTGAGGAGGCTAAGGAGATCTTCCATTCGCAGGAGAAAACG ATGGAGTTTTGGTTCAATTACAAAG GCTTAAATCCATGTAGTACAAATCCCTGTAACAATGGTGGAGTCTGCAAAATCAGACACTACAATTATTTTTGCATCTGCCCCCCAAAATTTGGAGGAGACAACTGTGAAAAAG AAAAGCTTGAATGCTGGTATAAGAACGGCGGGTGCTGGCAGTActgcagggacagcagcagcGCCTTCCACGTGGCGTGTTCCTGCGCGGAGGGTTACAGCCTGCACGAGGACGGGAAGAAATGCGTGCAAGCAG CACCGTTTCCGTGTGGCCTGATTAAAGCCAGGCAGGCTCTGGAGGAAGAGCGGCCGGGGCAGCAAAGGCCCCCGAGGGGACGGCGTGAGCGCGGGGCTGATGTGGCCCAGCGTGATGCGAGCACGGCCGGCACAGTCCGGCCAACGGAGCTGGAGCAAAGCACGGCTGGGGAAAACGAGACCTTAAAGGATACCTCCGGGTGGAGCAGGCGCATGGAAGGCAACGCTGGGCAAACCGGGATGGCAGAGGATGCCTCCAGTGGGAACAAGACACTGGTGGGCTCTGCgacccagcagcagctgggggacggtgctgtggggcagggcgcgggggtcCCCGAGCTTGGCGAGGCAGCGGAGGGGCCCACCCGCCCTGGCGCGTCCCAGCGAGGCCCGGCTGCGTGGAGCGAGCCCACCCCAGGCGCTGTGGGGCAGGACGAGAGCGCAGCACCCGCTGCCAGCCAGGAAGAAACAGTGGGACCTGCTGCCGGGGACGGGACCGGGGCCAGCCAAGCCGCGCGTGACGGGCTGCCGCAGAGCCGCGACGGGGGGAACGTTTCAGGCGCCCAGGCGAGCGTCGCTGCTTCTTCAGCACACAGTGACTCCAGGGTGACGGGAGGAACCTTGTGTCAGCGTGGACATTGCCCCTGGCAG GTTTTGATCCGGAATGGCGACGATGTTGGCTTCTGCGGAGGGAGTTTAATCAGCAGCCGCTGGGTGGTCACTGCTGCTCACTGCCTGGATCTCGTCAGGCCCCACCACGTTACCGTCG GAGACTTCGACAAGTACCAAAGAGAATTCAAAGAACAGAAGATTGCTGTGGAACGGAGCTGGACGCACCCCCACTATGACTCCAATGACTACAACGGTGACATCGCCTTGCTGTACCTGAGCAGCGATGTCGTTTTTAACGAGTACGCCGTTCCCATCTGCCTCCCAAGCCCTAACCTCGCCACCCTGCTGTTGGAGGAAGGAAGAATAGGGACGGTCAGCGGCTGGGGGGCCACTCACGCCCGCGGCCCGACTCTGCGCTTCCTCATGAAGGTCCGGCTGCCCATTGTGAACCTGCAGACGTGTCAGCGCTCCATGGACAGACTCATCACCGACAACATGTTCTGCGCCGGTCACCACGCTCAGGCCACAGATGCCTGCAAGGGGGACAGCGGCGGCCCCTTCGTGGTGTCCTACCACAACACTTGGTTTCTCCTGGGGATCGTAAGCTGGGGCGAGGGCTGTGCTGAAAGAGGGAAATACGGTGTCTACACCAGGGTATCCAACTACATCCCCTGGATTAAAGAGACTGTCGAAAGTGTAGCAGATTCAGAAAACTTTTCCATTACTTTTTCTTAA
- the LOC104327848 gene encoding coagulation factor IX-like isoform X3, which translates to MRKDKAHEVLKVHKRANYFLEEIRPGNLERECNEEKCSFEEAKEIFHSQEKTMEFWFNYKGLNPCSTNPCNNGGVCKIRHYNYFCICPPKFGGDNCEKEKLECWYKNGGCWQYCRDSSSAFHVACSCAEGYSLHEDGKKCVQAAPFPCGLIKARQALEEERPGQQRPPRGRRERGADVAQRDASTAGTVRPTELEQSTAGENETLKDTSGWSRRMEGNAGQTGMAEDASSGNKTLVGSATQQQLGDGAVGQGAGVPELGEAAEGPTRPGASQRGPAAWSEPTPGAVGQDESAAPAASQEETVGPAAGDGTGASQAARDGLPQSRDGGNVSGAQASVAASSAHSDSRVTGGTLCQRGHCPWQVLIRNGDDVGFCGGSLISSRWVVTAAHCLDLVRPHHVTVGDFDKYQREFKEQKIAVERSWTHPHYDSNDYNGDIALLYLSSDVVFNEYAVPICLPSPNLATLLLEEGRIGTVSGWGATHARGPTLRFLMKVRLPIVNLQTCQRSMDRLITDNMFCAGHHAQATDACKGDSGGPFVVSYHNTWFLLGIVSWGEGCAERGKYGVYTRVSNYIPWIKETVESVADSENFSITFS; encoded by the exons ATGCGAAAAGACAAAGCACATGAGGTGCTGAAAGTCCATAAACGTGCCAACTATTTTCTAGAAGAGATTCGTCCAGGGAACTTGGAGAGAGAATGCAATGAGGAAAAGTGCTCCTTTGAGGAGGCTAAGGAGATCTTCCATTCGCAGGAGAAAACG ATGGAGTTTTGGTTCAATTACAAAG GCTTAAATCCATGTAGTACAAATCCCTGTAACAATGGTGGAGTCTGCAAAATCAGACACTACAATTATTTTTGCATCTGCCCCCCAAAATTTGGAGGAGACAACTGTGAAAAAG AAAAGCTTGAATGCTGGTATAAGAACGGCGGGTGCTGGCAGTActgcagggacagcagcagcGCCTTCCACGTGGCGTGTTCCTGCGCGGAGGGTTACAGCCTGCACGAGGACGGGAAGAAATGCGTGCAAGCAG CACCGTTTCCGTGTGGCCTGATTAAAGCCAGGCAGGCTCTGGAGGAAGAGCGGCCGGGGCAGCAAAGGCCCCCGAGGGGACGGCGTGAGCGCGGGGCTGATGTGGCCCAGCGTGATGCGAGCACGGCCGGCACAGTCCGGCCAACGGAGCTGGAGCAAAGCACGGCTGGGGAAAACGAGACCTTAAAGGATACCTCCGGGTGGAGCAGGCGCATGGAAGGCAACGCTGGGCAAACCGGGATGGCAGAGGATGCCTCCAGTGGGAACAAGACACTGGTGGGCTCTGCgacccagcagcagctgggggacggtgctgtggggcagggcgcgggggtcCCCGAGCTTGGCGAGGCAGCGGAGGGGCCCACCCGCCCTGGCGCGTCCCAGCGAGGCCCGGCTGCGTGGAGCGAGCCCACCCCAGGCGCTGTGGGGCAGGACGAGAGCGCAGCACCCGCTGCCAGCCAGGAAGAAACAGTGGGACCTGCTGCCGGGGACGGGACCGGGGCCAGCCAAGCCGCGCGTGACGGGCTGCCGCAGAGCCGCGACGGGGGGAACGTTTCAGGCGCCCAGGCGAGCGTCGCTGCTTCTTCAGCACACAGTGACTCCAGGGTGACGGGAGGAACCTTGTGTCAGCGTGGACATTGCCCCTGGCAG GTTTTGATCCGGAATGGCGACGATGTTGGCTTCTGCGGAGGGAGTTTAATCAGCAGCCGCTGGGTGGTCACTGCTGCTCACTGCCTGGATCTCGTCAGGCCCCACCACGTTACCGTCG GAGACTTCGACAAGTACCAAAGAGAATTCAAAGAACAGAAGATTGCTGTGGAACGGAGCTGGACGCACCCCCACTATGACTCCAATGACTACAACGGTGACATCGCCTTGCTGTACCTGAGCAGCGATGTCGTTTTTAACGAGTACGCCGTTCCCATCTGCCTCCCAAGCCCTAACCTCGCCACCCTGCTGTTGGAGGAAGGAAGAATAGGGACGGTCAGCGGCTGGGGGGCCACTCACGCCCGCGGCCCGACTCTGCGCTTCCTCATGAAGGTCCGGCTGCCCATTGTGAACCTGCAGACGTGTCAGCGCTCCATGGACAGACTCATCACCGACAACATGTTCTGCGCCGGTCACCACGCTCAGGCCACAGATGCCTGCAAGGGGGACAGCGGCGGCCCCTTCGTGGTGTCCTACCACAACACTTGGTTTCTCCTGGGGATCGTAAGCTGGGGCGAGGGCTGTGCTGAAAGAGGGAAATACGGTGTCTACACCAGGGTATCCAACTACATCCCCTGGATTAAAGAGACTGTCGAAAGTGTAGCAGATTCAGAAAACTTTTCCATTACTTTTTCTTAA